A single window of Solanum dulcamara chromosome 5, daSolDulc1.2, whole genome shotgun sequence DNA harbors:
- the LOC129889202 gene encoding L10-interacting MYB domain-containing protein-like, with the protein MDFEANEMQHKQERLRTRWTPSLDKVFAELVVEQIKLGNRPNNVFDKKTWNYIRDEFNRQTNLHFNNNQLRKHLDVLRTRYYNLKSASDQNDALDDSCYIGFDLWEDIGAQPKPESSKTKECPIYEQLCTIFADSGADGKYAQSSHYEGLDKSAGIDISFKESGNLAPPLSSTPLHSAATSQQTTRTVAGKKRKCSSDIVPASGQNCGDREIIDAMAEAIWEMIAASKCQTVVMPQVDGRFTIRKCIKALDEIEGIPENLYYAALDLFDNPSLREMFICLNSSSIQLTWLQGRCTNLASFI; encoded by the exons ATGGATTTTGAAGCTAATGAAATGCAACATAAACAAGAACGCTTGAGAACAAGATGGACACCCTCCCTGGACAAGGTTTTTGCTGAACTTGTTGTTGAGCAGATTAAGCTGGGGAACCGGCCGAACAATGTCTTTGATAAGAAAACTTGGAATTATATACGTGATGAATTTAATAGACAGACAAATCTTCATTTCAATAACAACCAACTAAGAAAGCACCTTGATGTGTTGCGAACTCGTTATTACAACCTAAAATCTGCTTCTGATCAAAATGATGCTTTGGACGATTCTTGCTACATTGGTTTTGACCTATGGGAAGACATCGGG GCTCAGCCGAAGCCTGAATCGAGCAAAACCAAGGAGTGCCCTATCTATGAGCAGTTGTGCACAATATTTGCTGACTCAGGTGCTGATGGGAAGTATGCCCAATCAAGTCACTATGAAGGGCTGGACAAATCTGCTGGGATTGATATCTCATTTAAAGAAAGTGGCAACTTGGCTCCTCCTTTATCATCAACTCCTTTACACAGTGCTGCTACTTCACAACAAACTACTAGGACTGTAGCTGGTAAAAAGAGAAAGTGTTCATCAGACATAGTTCCTGCTTCAGGCCAGAACTGCGGGGATAGAGAGATAATTGATGCTATGGCAGAAGCGATATGGGAGATGATTGCTGCTTCAAAGTGTCAGACAGTTGTAATGCCTCAAGTTGATGGAAGATTTACAATCCGTAAATGTATCAAAGCTTTGGATGAGATAGAAGGCATTCCAGAAAATCTTTACTATGCAGCTTTGGATTTATTCGACAATCCCAGTCTAAGGGAGATGTTCATTTGTCTTAACAGCAGCAGCATACAGCTGACATGGCTGCAGGGGAGATGTACTAATCTTGCTTCATTTATCTAG